In a single window of the Bacillus clarus genome:
- the tenA gene encoding thiaminase II — protein sequence MSFSQLLRKEVNSIWEASFNHPFVKKLGEGTLDLASFRYYVLQDSYYLSHFARVQTLGAAKALELETTARMAHHAQNTYEAELSLHENFAKKLGITEEEKANFIPAPTAYAYTSHMYRAAYEGHLGDIIAAILPCYWLYYEIGERLKECQPEEPIYQEWISAYGSDWFRTLVEEQIARLDAIAETVTEADRNRMKQHFVFSSQYEYSFWEMAYTLENWPVDEKAEDVVL from the coding sequence ATGTCATTTTCACAGTTATTACGTAAGGAAGTAAATTCAATTTGGGAAGCGAGTTTCAATCATCCTTTTGTAAAAAAACTTGGAGAAGGAACATTAGATTTAGCAAGTTTTCGTTATTATGTACTACAAGATTCTTATTATTTAAGCCACTTTGCTAGAGTACAAACGCTAGGAGCAGCAAAAGCACTTGAATTAGAAACGACGGCTCGTATGGCACATCATGCACAAAATACATATGAGGCTGAATTATCATTACATGAGAATTTCGCGAAAAAATTAGGGATTACTGAAGAAGAGAAAGCGAATTTTATTCCTGCACCTACTGCATATGCATACACATCACATATGTATCGCGCTGCTTATGAAGGACATTTAGGAGATATTATCGCTGCAATATTACCTTGTTACTGGTTGTATTATGAAATTGGTGAACGTTTGAAAGAATGTCAACCAGAAGAACCGATTTATCAAGAGTGGATTTCTGCGTATGGATCCGATTGGTTCCGTACTTTAGTAGAAGAACAAATCGCACGATTAGATGCTATTGCTGAAACAGTAACAGAAGCTGATCGAAATCGTATGAAACAACATTTTGTATTTAGTAGTCAGTACGAATACTCATTTTGGGAAATGGCTTATACGTTAGAGAATTGGCCAGTAGATGAGAAAGCAGAAGACGTAGTTTTATAA
- a CDS encoding MBL fold metallo-hydrolase produces MKIANGLAMLELEIQGFRLNPTLLWDDEEAILVDTGMPGQSEQIREAMNRLNVPFDKLKTVLLTHQDIDHVGSLPEVIQKVGQSIEVYAHELDKPYIEGEFSLLKGDPNKMNEQQWVALPEPLKAIYLNPPKAKVNHILRHGQILPFLDGIEVIHTPGHTPGHVSLYIGKYKTLIAGDALVCVEGNLKGPVPRTTPDMETAMKSLEKLLAFDIDRVICYHGAICDVNVKEQLKRLVREED; encoded by the coding sequence ATGAAAATAGCAAATGGATTAGCTATGTTGGAATTAGAAATACAAGGGTTTAGATTAAATCCAACATTATTGTGGGATGATGAAGAAGCTATATTAGTTGATACTGGGATGCCAGGTCAATCAGAACAAATTCGTGAAGCGATGAATCGTCTAAATGTGCCATTTGATAAATTAAAAACAGTGCTTTTAACACATCAAGATATCGATCATGTTGGAAGTCTTCCTGAAGTTATACAAAAAGTAGGTCAGTCTATTGAAGTTTATGCACATGAACTAGATAAACCTTATATTGAAGGGGAATTTTCTCTTTTGAAAGGTGATCCGAATAAAATGAATGAACAACAATGGGTAGCATTACCAGAGCCTTTGAAAGCTATATATTTAAATCCTCCTAAGGCGAAAGTAAATCATATTTTAAGACATGGACAGATATTACCTTTTCTCGATGGAATTGAAGTGATTCATACGCCAGGGCACACACCAGGACATGTTAGCTTATATATCGGAAAATATAAAACGTTAATTGCAGGTGATGCATTAGTATGTGTGGAAGGGAATTTAAAAGGACCGGTTCCACGTACAACACCAGATATGGAAACCGCAATGAAATCACTTGAAAAATTATTAGCATTTGATATTGATAGAGTCATTTGTTATCACGGTGCTATATGTGATGTAAATGTAAAGGAACAACTTAAAAGATTAGTAAGAGAAGAAGATTAA
- a CDS encoding homoserine dehydrogenase, producing the protein MVINVVLSGYGTVGREFITLINEKYSYINEMYGIDLCMSGIIGRNIAIYNEKGLHINDLITYGSGTQAIQRYVECYPEDYGMAHMNGNVLIEATATNLEDGDPGKQYMKQAIQNHMDVVAISKGALVTGWRELKEAAQIANVRIRYSGATAAALPTLDIGQFSLAGCNIEKIEGVLNGTTNYILTKMYAEGMTFQEALQDAQKQGIAETNPSLDVSGLDSACKLLLLANSLLRTEYSLGDICIKGIENVTKQQIQHAKEQSKPIKLIASAYKDDAGAIKLEVHPCEIEKEHPLANVNGTEKGITFLTDTMGRVTIIGGASNPRGAAAAALKDVIHLYRKDI; encoded by the coding sequence ATGGTAATTAATGTCGTATTATCTGGTTATGGAACAGTAGGGAGAGAATTTATTACATTAATAAATGAAAAATATTCATATATAAATGAAATGTACGGAATTGACTTGTGCATGAGTGGCATTATAGGGAGAAATATAGCAATTTATAACGAAAAAGGTTTGCATATAAATGATTTAATTACTTATGGTTCTGGAACACAGGCAATTCAAAGGTATGTAGAATGTTATCCAGAAGATTACGGAATGGCTCATATGAATGGAAACGTATTGATAGAGGCAACTGCTACAAATCTCGAAGATGGAGATCCTGGGAAACAATATATGAAACAAGCAATTCAAAATCATATGGATGTAGTTGCTATTTCAAAAGGAGCACTTGTTACAGGGTGGAGAGAATTAAAAGAAGCAGCCCAAATCGCTAATGTCCGGATTCGTTACAGTGGTGCAACTGCTGCAGCATTACCAACACTAGATATTGGACAATTTAGTTTAGCTGGCTGCAATATTGAAAAGATAGAAGGTGTATTAAATGGGACAACAAATTACATCCTGACAAAAATGTATGCAGAAGGTATGACTTTTCAAGAAGCATTGCAAGATGCGCAAAAACAAGGAATTGCTGAAACGAATCCGTCGTTAGATGTAAGTGGACTAGACAGTGCTTGTAAATTATTACTCTTGGCAAATAGTTTATTGAGGACCGAATATTCACTTGGAGATATATGTATAAAGGGAATAGAGAATGTTACAAAACAACAAATTCAACATGCAAAAGAACAAAGCAAACCTATTAAATTAATTGCATCAGCATATAAAGACGATGCTGGAGCTATAAAACTTGAAGTGCATCCTTGTGAGATAGAGAAAGAACATCCATTAGCTAATGTAAATGGAACAGAAAAAGGAATTACGTTCTTAACGGATACCATGGGGCGAGTTACCATAATTGGAGGAGCGTCAAATCCACGCGGAGCAGCAGCAGCGGCTTTGAAAGATGTAATTCATTTATATCGCAAGGATATATAA
- a CDS encoding esterase/lipase family protein, giving the protein MKRLTWGFFVLCIIVSSVVMPKSSYAADAKSNNNPIVLVNGFAGWGRDEMLGVRYWGGVNDIQEDLKRNGYEVHTAAVGPVSSNWDRACELYAQISGRTVDYGAAHAKKHGHNRFGRTYVGFVPNWSESNKVHLVGHSMGGQTIRTLVQLLKEGSLEEKEYAKKHTDAKISSLFEGGKSYVHSVTTLATPHNGTTLADGSRLLPFVKELLITAASLNGNDNLSLYDFKLDQWGIKKNAGESFLQYTNRILNSSVWKDTKDISQWDLSTDGAKELNDWVKTQPDVYYLSYSGHATQAGPITGVHLPHITMNKALMGNAFFLGSYARYEQNRPFIDGSWWQNDGVVNTNSMIAPTATGAVNNTGSLERGKWNHIETKENWDHLDMVGLSVSDSLGFSDITGFYRTIAKQLTQLPK; this is encoded by the coding sequence ATGAAAAGGTTAACTTGGGGATTTTTCGTTTTATGTATTATTGTTTCGAGTGTCGTTATGCCAAAATCAAGTTACGCAGCGGATGCCAAAAGTAACAATAACCCTATTGTTTTAGTGAATGGCTTTGCTGGATGGGGAAGAGATGAAATGCTTGGCGTACGATATTGGGGTGGTGTAAATGATATACAAGAAGATTTAAAGAGAAATGGATATGAGGTACATACAGCTGCTGTTGGACCTGTTTCTAGTAACTGGGACCGTGCATGTGAGTTATATGCACAAATTAGTGGGAGGACAGTGGATTATGGTGCAGCGCATGCTAAGAAACATGGACATAATCGTTTTGGAAGAACGTACGTTGGATTCGTTCCAAATTGGAGTGAATCCAATAAAGTTCATCTTGTTGGACATAGTATGGGAGGGCAAACAATACGGACATTAGTACAATTATTAAAAGAAGGAAGTTTGGAAGAAAAAGAATATGCTAAGAAGCATACTGATGCAAAGATATCTTCATTATTTGAGGGCGGGAAATCATATGTTCATAGTGTTACGACATTAGCAACTCCTCATAACGGAACAACACTTGCCGATGGTAGCCGCCTTTTACCGTTCGTAAAAGAATTACTCATCACAGCTGCAAGTTTAAATGGAAATGATAATCTATCATTATATGATTTTAAATTAGATCAATGGGGAATCAAAAAGAATGCAGGAGAGTCCTTTTTACAATACACAAACCGTATATTAAATAGTTCGGTTTGGAAAGATACGAAGGATATTAGCCAGTGGGATTTAAGTACAGATGGAGCGAAAGAATTAAACGATTGGGTGAAAACGCAACCAGACGTATATTATTTATCGTATAGTGGACATGCTACACAAGCTGGTCCTATAACAGGGGTACATCTCCCTCATATCACGATGAATAAAGCATTGATGGGTAATGCATTTTTCTTAGGCTCATACGCAAGGTACGAACAAAATCGTCCATTTATTGATGGATCTTGGTGGCAAAATGATGGTGTGGTAAATACAAATTCTATGATTGCACCTACTGCTACTGGGGCTGTAAATAATACTGGTTCTTTAGAGAGAGGGAAATGGAATCATATTGAGACGAAAGAAAATTGGGATCATCTTGATATGGTAGGGCTAAGTGTTTCTGATTCACTAGGTTTTTCTGACATTACTGGTTTTTATCGGACGATTGCTAAACAATTAACACAGTTACCTAAATGA
- a CDS encoding lipoprotein BA_5634 family protein, whose protein sequence is MKKTIAIFILIIIVLTNLSACSKKEDSFPANGVLIIGDENYSFPILDRYKENTNKKEVFSVKTGKFGKGKVLIIDESTAQSMIKAKVFRKRDVNKGLDSIPMDTLPNIPKEGSLLFTHEDEERMKNIELGGKMVPVIYDSNAWIGNTRDYRTQWYVVVAKNNVYKEIKANETKLQLLHLKKSLGDEKPKMSTDNTLTNEYLKMKKQNKDFDQLLSVQFVKIEEKS, encoded by the coding sequence ATGAAAAAAACAATAGCTATTTTCATATTAATTATAATCGTTTTAACAAACTTAAGTGCATGTTCTAAAAAGGAAGATTCATTTCCGGCCAATGGCGTATTAATTATTGGGGATGAAAACTATTCTTTCCCTATTCTTGATCGTTATAAAGAAAATACAAATAAAAAAGAAGTATTTTCAGTAAAAACAGGTAAATTCGGAAAAGGAAAAGTATTAATTATAGATGAATCCACTGCGCAGTCTATGATTAAAGCGAAAGTTTTTCGGAAACGCGATGTAAACAAGGGGCTAGATTCTATACCTATGGATACATTGCCAAATATTCCGAAAGAGGGCTCTTTATTATTTACACATGAAGACGAAGAGAGGATGAAAAATATTGAATTAGGAGGTAAGATGGTTCCTGTTATATATGATAGTAATGCTTGGATTGGTAACACTCGTGATTATAGGACGCAATGGTATGTTGTTGTGGCTAAAAATAATGTATATAAAGAAATAAAAGCAAATGAAACGAAATTACAACTTCTTCATTTGAAAAAATCTTTAGGCGACGAGAAACCTAAGATGTCAACAGATAATACATTGACGAATGAGTATTTAAAAATGAAAAAGCAAAATAAAGATTTTGATCAATTATTATCTGTACAATTTGTAAAGATTGAAGAAAAATCTTAA
- a CDS encoding ABC transporter permease: MTFRQFAFNNIFRNKRTYAAHFLSSAFSIMIFFTYALLLFHPDLKGELKSTSETISSFGTMGFRISQGLIFVFSFFFILYSVSSFLKTRKKEFGILMMQGMSMKQLKKLLLIESMLIGLGSICIGIIIGLIFSKLVLLISASVLMISNGLPFYVPMQAILVTVVTFLFLFFIVSLFTFKMIKVTELVELIQAEEKPKPEPKSSMLLSLVSLICIGCGYSAVFRFISSHSFIMLGIGVLLVIIGTYFLYTQCSVYILHIAKKSESLFLKRTNILTFSELIYRMKDNATMFFIVSIISAVAFTAIGTTAALGNKELVRMTNPYTFLYVSSEKDKEVNEHLAIIKKHLTDANIPYRMASTSHKYTESNVYVLKLSEYNELAKALGYQQEIIEKEDEILLVPGMVSQKQEFKNGDYKKNIEVIQGDWMETFHVKKAVENLVLPHDVGSILIAVQDHVFDEIPFTAERDNELAEHRIYGFVVDDWMKTKEISSQLNSIFDKDSRDGSFFFQTLALKWLEAKQTNGLLLMASVLVGIVFFTFAASFIYFRLYTDLDRDQQQYKMISKMGLSRRELRKVVTRQLLLMFFLPIVIAVVHTVVAYTALQQLVDFSILNSSIIILISFICIQILYFFMTRWRYLQKLYKTMEQ; this comes from the coding sequence ATGACTTTTCGTCAGTTCGCATTTAATAATATCTTTCGAAATAAAAGGACATACGCCGCTCATTTTTTAAGTAGTGCATTTTCTATTATGATTTTCTTTACGTATGCACTTTTGTTATTTCATCCTGATTTAAAAGGTGAATTGAAATCGACAAGTGAAACGATAAGTTCATTTGGCACAATGGGATTTAGAATTTCACAAGGTTTGATTTTTGTTTTTTCATTTTTCTTTATCCTATATTCAGTTAGTTCATTTTTAAAAACACGTAAAAAAGAATTCGGTATTTTAATGATGCAAGGTATGTCAATGAAGCAGCTTAAGAAATTATTGTTAATTGAAAGCATGCTAATTGGATTAGGTTCCATTTGTATAGGGATTATAATTGGTCTCATATTTTCTAAATTAGTTTTATTGATTAGTGCAAGTGTCTTAATGATCAGTAACGGATTACCTTTCTATGTACCGATGCAAGCAATACTAGTAACTGTTGTTACGTTTCTTTTCTTATTTTTTATTGTTTCACTTTTCACTTTTAAAATGATAAAGGTGACGGAGCTTGTTGAGCTGATTCAAGCGGAAGAAAAACCGAAACCGGAGCCGAAATCTTCTATGTTGTTATCGCTAGTTTCTTTAATTTGTATAGGATGTGGATATAGCGCAGTATTTCGTTTTATATCAAGTCACAGTTTTATTATGTTAGGAATTGGTGTGCTTCTTGTCATTATCGGAACGTACTTTTTATATACACAGTGTAGTGTTTATATATTGCATATTGCCAAAAAGAGTGAATCTTTATTTTTAAAGAGAACAAATATATTAACGTTTTCGGAATTGATTTACCGTATGAAAGATAATGCGACAATGTTTTTTATTGTATCGATTATTTCAGCTGTTGCGTTTACAGCAATTGGTACAACAGCTGCTTTAGGTAATAAAGAATTAGTAAGAATGACAAACCCATACACATTTTTGTATGTAAGTTCTGAAAAAGATAAAGAGGTAAATGAACATCTTGCTATTATCAAAAAACATCTTACTGATGCCAATATTCCTTATCGGATGGCTTCAACTTCACATAAATATACAGAAAGTAATGTTTACGTACTGAAGTTAAGTGAATATAACGAACTTGCGAAAGCGCTCGGTTATCAACAGGAAATAATTGAAAAAGAAGATGAAATTTTACTAGTCCCTGGAATGGTATCACAAAAACAAGAATTTAAAAATGGTGACTATAAAAAGAATATTGAAGTGATTCAAGGGGATTGGATGGAAACCTTTCATGTGAAAAAAGCTGTAGAAAATTTAGTTTTACCACATGACGTAGGAAGTATTTTAATTGCAGTGCAAGATCATGTGTTTGATGAAATTCCTTTTACTGCTGAGCGGGATAATGAGCTTGCTGAACATCGTATTTATGGCTTTGTTGTAGATGATTGGATGAAAACAAAAGAAATTTCAAGTCAATTAAATAGTATATTTGATAAGGATAGTAGAGACGGGAGTTTCTTCTTTCAAACGCTAGCATTAAAGTGGTTAGAAGCAAAACAAACGAACGGATTACTACTTATGGCAAGTGTTTTGGTTGGAATTGTCTTCTTCACATTTGCTGCTAGTTTTATCTATTTCCGGTTGTATACAGATTTGGACCGCGACCAACAGCAATATAAAATGATTTCGAAGATGGGTTTAAGTAGACGAGAGTTAAGGAAAGTTGTAACGAGACAGTTATTATTAATGTTCTTCTTGCCAATTGTCATTGCCGTTGTTCATACTGTAGTCGCTTATACAGCATTACAACAATTAGTTGATTTTTCCATTTTAAACAGTTCCATTATTATATTGATTTCATTTATATGTATACAAATACTATATTTCTTTATGACACGTTGGCGTTACCTGCAAAAGCTTTATAAGACTATGGAGCAATAA
- a CDS encoding ABC transporter ATP-binding protein translates to MEILNAKGISKVYKGKVPFKALTDIDLSIQEGEFVGIMGPSGSGKTTLLNMVSTIDFPTSGQILINGTNPFQLTSEGLALFRRQKLGFVFQSFNLLSTLTVKENIVLPMTLDGVSVKEMNKRVEEVAEKLSITNILNKRTFEISGGQAQRTAIARAIVHKPQLLLADEPTGNLDSKSSNDVMEMLDTLNKEEKATMMLVTHDPYAASYCSRVIFIKDGQLYNEIYCGESRQAFYQKIIDVLALLGGKRHDFSSVRI, encoded by the coding sequence ATGGAAATTTTAAATGCAAAAGGCATTAGTAAGGTGTATAAAGGAAAAGTTCCTTTTAAGGCATTGACTGATATTGATTTGTCAATTCAAGAAGGTGAATTTGTAGGGATTATGGGGCCTTCAGGTAGTGGGAAAACAACACTGTTAAATATGGTGTCTACGATAGATTTTCCAACATCCGGTCAGATTTTAATAAATGGCACAAACCCTTTCCAGCTAACATCAGAAGGTTTGGCTTTATTCCGCCGTCAAAAATTAGGCTTTGTTTTTCAATCATTTAATCTGCTTAGCACACTTACAGTGAAAGAAAACATCGTATTGCCGATGACGTTAGATGGTGTGTCTGTAAAAGAAATGAATAAACGAGTAGAAGAGGTTGCTGAGAAATTAAGTATTACTAATATTTTAAACAAAAGGACCTTTGAAATATCAGGAGGACAAGCTCAAAGAACAGCAATCGCTCGTGCTATTGTTCATAAGCCACAACTACTGCTCGCGGATGAGCCAACAGGCAATTTAGATTCTAAATCTTCAAATGATGTAATGGAGATGCTAGATACTCTTAATAAAGAGGAGAAGGCAACGATGATGCTTGTTACGCATGATCCTTATGCAGCGAGTTATTGTAGCCGGGTAATTTTTATTAAAGATGGTCAATTGTATAACGAGATTTATTGTGGTGAAAGTAGACAAGCTTTTTACCAAAAAATTATAGACGTCCTTGCTTTGTTAGGGGGGAAAAGACATGACTTTTCGTCAGTTCGCATTTAA
- the abc-f gene encoding ribosomal protection-like ABC-F family protein, producing the protein MTELLKLNDVYVEIMDHTLLKKMKATVKQGEIIGVIGKNGAGKSTLLQLINEKIEPARGQLEWQQMDVTMAYVEQEKEEFASKELTALEVELLAKWGVPTNDFHTLSGGEKLKVRLAKGFAENPNLLILDEPTNHLDEKSTEFLIEQIKNMSGAVIVVSHDRYFLDAVATKIWSLEEKKLNEHEGNYTSYMQAREQKRMTQQREYEKQQKNIERVESQIKELSSWSQKAHAQSTKKEGFKEYHRVKAKRTDAQIKSKRKRLEKELEKKKIERVQPDYTVEFSIQENKKVGKRFLEVKQLKKGFNERVLFEKVNFTIQHGEKVALVGANGCGKTTLLKVIMGTETAQGDIWISPSANIGYLTQEVFDLPLEKTPEDLFYKETFEERGKVQNLMKHLGFQSAQWKEPIQQMSMGERVKCKLMAYILDEKDVLILDEPTNHLDLPSREQLENTLAEYNGTLVVVSHDRYFLEKTTNSKLVFLNNSIQKQLKEAPKQRNNLDELRLKLETERQEVLGKLSFLTFQDEEYMELDKRFKELTKQIKEL; encoded by the coding sequence GATTATCGGTGTTATTGGGAAAAACGGTGCCGGTAAATCGACATTGTTACAATTAATAAACGAAAAAATAGAGCCAGCAAGAGGCCAACTAGAATGGCAACAGATGGACGTTACGATGGCGTATGTTGAACAAGAAAAAGAAGAATTTGCATCTAAAGAATTAACAGCGTTAGAAGTGGAACTTCTCGCAAAATGGGGCGTGCCAACAAATGACTTTCATACATTAAGTGGTGGAGAAAAACTGAAAGTTCGGCTTGCAAAAGGGTTTGCAGAAAACCCGAACTTACTAATATTAGATGAACCGACGAACCATTTAGATGAAAAGAGCACAGAGTTTCTCATTGAACAAATAAAAAACATGAGTGGGGCAGTTATCGTTGTATCGCATGATCGTTATTTTTTGGACGCTGTTGCAACAAAAATTTGGTCACTTGAAGAGAAAAAGTTAAATGAGCATGAGGGGAATTATACGAGTTATATGCAAGCTCGAGAGCAAAAACGAATGACACAGCAACGTGAATATGAAAAGCAACAAAAGAATATTGAACGTGTGGAATCACAAATAAAAGAATTATCATCATGGTCCCAAAAAGCTCATGCCCAGTCTACGAAAAAAGAAGGGTTTAAAGAATATCATCGTGTAAAAGCGAAACGAACGGATGCGCAAATTAAGTCGAAGCGAAAACGTCTCGAAAAAGAGCTTGAAAAAAAGAAAATAGAACGTGTGCAGCCAGATTATACTGTTGAATTTTCTATTCAGGAAAATAAAAAAGTAGGAAAGCGCTTTTTAGAAGTGAAGCAACTAAAAAAAGGTTTTAACGAACGGGTATTATTTGAGAAAGTCAATTTTACAATTCAACATGGTGAGAAAGTTGCACTTGTTGGAGCGAATGGTTGTGGAAAAACAACTTTATTAAAGGTGATTATGGGAACGGAAACAGCCCAAGGGGATATATGGATTTCGCCATCTGCAAACATTGGCTATTTAACACAAGAAGTATTTGATTTACCACTTGAAAAAACACCAGAAGATTTATTTTATAAAGAGACATTTGAAGAAAGAGGAAAAGTACAAAATTTAATGAAACATTTAGGGTTCCAATCTGCCCAATGGAAAGAGCCAATTCAGCAAATGAGCATGGGTGAACGAGTAAAGTGTAAATTGATGGCGTATATTTTAGACGAAAAAGATGTTCTGATTTTAGATGAACCAACTAATCATCTTGATTTACCCTCACGTGAACAGCTTGAGAATACGTTAGCAGAGTATAATGGCACATTAGTAGTCGTATCACATGATCGGTACTTTCTTGAAAAGACGACGAACAGTAAACTAGTATTTTTAAACAATAGTATACAAAAGCAATTGAAAGAAGCACCCAAGCAAAGAAATAACCTTGATGAGTTACGCTTGAAATTGGAAACAGAAAGGCAAGAAGTTTTAGGGAAACTGAGCTTCTTAACATTTCAAGATGAAGAATATATGGAACTTGATAAAAGGTTTAAAGAATTAACGAAGCAAATCAAGGAGCTTTAA